A genomic window from Yarrowia lipolytica chromosome 1D, complete sequence includes:
- a CDS encoding uncharacterized protein (Compare to YALI0D10857g, some similarities with uniprot|O60140 Schizosaccharomyces pombe Hypothetical 49.1 kDa protein), which translates to MAISVSESTSSAQTPAPAPAQTARQASPAQAAGSNSSGSSQTASAPSSRSRQRRRRPNRNGGQQNRRNQNHNSQNNNQETGSETPATSDQPSDQTQTQGLSQGQNQNRSQRVTQADPSRRVARPKPNQENQRMNEINQVKRRWKSVTEQVPEDAARDAGATTLTFDMAPSDPDFPFEISFLKVKMVVPKNYPKDVPSIEVQNKDIPKGFALNVDAGFYSIAKENLGRTSLLRIMYQLDNRLEEFLKMDKAKTIKIVKYAQKKPSPEPAAPKLKAFNPSASAFVPAAKSAAPAAPAAQIFVPPKVAAEQKKQVELLRARIRDLPLHKESASGYYYSLNRLEIYQSFSTPEIFQNKPVLKARLFVPKRFPENRDVRIELLEVPQKIGRVVEQNFARFAKYTTEKWTLTALVNYFVTKFTKLCDDIDDVKETHVVRDKGKEKELVEPETDGASMATEGGEVSEVTEGVEKVSLDENKDENKKKEEETDTEGVAEDTTEEDTKVTSYTDDVPTLEPRGTEIKLSGIELVNIGVLECSTLNLTVNCTRCKTANDIQGIVAGPYGRDGKAVGVSCSQCNQTLVVAFRKNLIHSFNHCAGYLDLEGCVPFDMMPSLFIPTCMNCSESFPQPLKGLQSGFSATVNCRVCHIRMTVRIPQCTFEVIDDYAIPADRLKKVHVRKRAKENLGIKIGEPLPNEGTCRHYKKSHRWLRFSCCGKVFPCDKCHDDISMHVAEHANRMLCGACSREQTITKECDSCGYSYVPRHSAHWEGGKGMRDQTRMSKKDSRKYKRL; encoded by the coding sequence ATGGCTATCAGTGTATCTGAATCCACATCTTCGGCACAAACGCCCGCTCCCGCGCCGGCACAGACCGCGAGACAAGCTTCTCCcgctcaagcagctggatCAAACTCCTCTGGTTCCTCGCAAACTGCTTCAGCACCTTCTTCGAGATCACGGCAGCGGCGGCGTCGTCCCAATAGAAATGGTGGACAGCAGAACCGGCGCAACCAGAACCATAACAGTCAGAACAACAACCAGGAAACGGGTTCCGAGACGCCCGCGACATCGGACCAGCCTTCGGACCAGACTCAGACGCAGGGACTGAGTCAGGGACAAAACCAGAACCGCTCCCAGAGAGTGACTCAGGCGGACCCCAGTCGTCGAGTTGCTCGGCCCAAACCAAACCAGGAGAACCAGCGCATGAACGAGATCAATCAGGTTAAGAGACGGTGGAAGTCTGTCACGGAACAGGTCCCCGAGGACGCTGCCCGAGATGCCGGGGCTACTACTCTCACATTCGACATGGCTCCCTCAGATCCCGATTTTCCGTTCGAAATTTCGTTTCTCAAGGTCAAGATGGTTGTGCCCAAGAACTATCCCAAGGATGTGCCTTCTATCGAGGTACAGAACAAGGATATCCCCAAGGGCTTTGCCCTGAACGTGGATGCTGGTTTCTACTCGATCGCTAAGGAGAATCTTGGCCGAACTTCCCTCCTGCGAATCATGTACCAGCTGGACAATAGATTGGAGGAGTTCCTCAAGAtggacaaggccaagactATCAAGATTGTCAAGTACGCCCAAAAGAAGCCTAGTCCCGAGCCCGCCGCTCCAAAACTCAAGGCTTTCAACCCATCTGCCAGCGCCTTTGTGCCCGCTGCAaagtctgctgctcctgctgctcctgctgctcagaTCTTTGTGCCTCCCAAGGTGGCTGCCGAGCAAAAGAAACAGGTGGAGCTTTTGCGGGCACGCATCAGGGACCTTCCTCTGCACAAGGAATCTGCCAGTGGCTACTACTACTCTCTGAACCGTCTGGAGATTTACCAGTCTTTCTCTACTCCTGAGATCTTCCAGAACAAGCCTGTTCTTAAGGCCCGGCTTTTTGTTCCCAAACGGTTCCCTGAGAACCGAGACGTTCGAATCGAGCTTCTCGAAGTCCCTCAGAAGATCGGACGTGTGGTGGAACAAAATTTTGCGCGGTTTGCAAAGTACACCACTGAAAAGTGGACTCTCACAGCTCTCGTCAATTATTTTGTGACCAAGTTCACCAAACTTTGCGACGACATCGACGACGTCAAGGAGACCCATGTAGTTAGGGACAAGggaaaggagaaggagttggTTGAGCCAGAGACTGACGGTGCTAGCATGGCTACGGAAGGAGGTGAGGTTTCCGAGGTGACTGAGGGCGTGGAAAAGGTGTCTTTGGACGAGAACAAGgacgagaacaagaagaaggaggaagagaccGATACCGAAGGCGTTGCTGAGGACACTACTGAAGAAGACACAAAGGTAACCTCTTACACGGATGATGTGCCTACTCTGGAGCCTCGAGGAACCGAGATCAAGCTGTCTGGTATCGAGCTGGTCAACATTGGTGTTCTTGAGTGTTCCACTCTCAACCTGACCGTGAATTGCACTCGGTGCAAGACCGCCAATGATATTCAGGGTATTGTTGCTGGTCCCTATGGCCGCGACGGCAAGGCTGTTGGTGTGTCTTGTTCTCAGTGCAACCAGACTTTAGTCGTTGCTTTCCGAAAGAACCTGATCCACAGCTTCAACCACTGTGCCGGCTATCTTGATCTTGAGGGCTGTGTTCCCTTTGACATGATGCCTTCTCTATTTATTCCTACTTGCATGAACTGTTCTGAGTCGTTCCCGCAACCGCTCAAGGGTCTCCAGAGCGGCTTTTCGGCCACTGTCAACTGTCGGGTGTGCCATATTCGCATGACGGTTCGAATCCCCCAGTGCACATTTGAGGTGATTGACGATTATGCAATCCCTGCCGACCGTCTGAAGAAGGTGCATGTTCGCAAGCGTGCCAAGGAGAATCTGGGGATTAAGATTGGCGAGCCTCTTCCTAACGAGGGCACCTGTCGCCACTACAAAAAGTCGCACCGATGGCTCCGGTTTTCGTGCTGTGGCAAGGTATTCCCCTGTGACAAGTGCCACGATGACATAAGCATGCATGTTGCCGAACATGCCAACCGAATGCTTTGTGGAGCCTGCAGTCGAGAGCAGACCATTACCAAGGAGTGTGATTCGTGTGGATACTCCTATGTTCCTCGTCACAGTGCCCATTGGGAAGGTGGTAAGGGCATGCGGGACCAGACCCGAatgtccaagaaggacagTCGAAAGTACAAGCGACTGTAG